A stretch of DNA from Diospyros lotus cultivar Yz01 chromosome 14, ASM1463336v1, whole genome shotgun sequence:
ATAGGGATCAAATTAGGACATCCTTAATGCATGAGGTTTCCCCACTCTGTGAGAGTTAGGAGAGGTCATTTGAGTATTTGACCTTACCCTTGCTTTATAAAGAAGTTGTTCGCACAACAAAACCCATGACCTACTAGTTCCAAAGAAGCCATCTTTCTATGCTACCTAGGTTCACCCTCTAAGCATCAataggaaaggaaagaaaagcaGATTTATACCAACTCACTTACTCCACTCTATAACaccccaaaatatttttagaatatttagaggtttaagaaaataaattcgggtttaattttcagaaaaattatTTGGCCAAGTGAGTGGGTCAAATGGTTTAAATttatgtatacatgtatatgtatgcatgtacaatacatatatataataaagtgtatatatataattaataaaaaaaaattaaaaagggtgGCCAGTAGGCTGACTCATGTTCCAGCCCGCCTGGCCCTTCGGGACATGATGTCCATTTCTATGAAAGGGACCCCACAGCCCCAGCTTGGTGCAGCAGCAGCAAACAGCTGCCCCTGCTCACCTGCACAAGGGGCTGCTTTGGGCAGCCCACTTGCATCGTTGGGGTTGGCTTGGAAGCCATCCCCCTTTGACTCCTTTcccctttcttttttccctcATGTGCATATAGAGACATTTCACAAAAAAAGGAaggcttaaaaagaaaaaaatcaaatttcctCAAGATAATTGATTTCTTTATGAGGAAAATTAAGGGTCCTATAAATGGGAGATTAGGGGATGGTCTCCCACTTGAGGGAGTTGAAGCAAgtgagagaggagagaaaatagggaaggaaggaagagagaaaactagtcaagaaaagaaaaggcttGCCATCAAGGATCAAGGAAAAGTTGGGAGGCTAGGAAGAGCAAGCAAGATCTTCTCCAAAGAGACCCCAAGGTGAATTTCTCCCACCCACAAACTCTTACTTCGTGGCATTTTTCATGTTATGTGAGAAATCAATTTTGGAAATATACTCTGTTTGGCTTTTCATTTGCATCCACAATCATGTATGGCTATACTATTTTTCTCTATGCTGCTTAGGCCCGAGATGAAGTGGTCAGGGACCTTTCAAAAGGTGCTTAGGCTGCCGGTTGAAAAAGCTCATAGAAGAAGGCTGGCATTGTAACAAACAACATCACAGAGTAGAAacttatattttctttcatgcacacattttatataaatgttttattttgtaagttCCTCATCTAGAAAGTTCATCTTCTAACTTCAATTCATCCTCTAGAATATTTAAACTTTCCAAATAAGGCAAGTGGTTCAAAAGGGAAGGAAGTCCTTGAAGTGTAGGCTTTGGAagctttaatatattttttaggcATGTCATGTTTTGTAAATGCTATACGTGTTTTTATGTGGCACCATAGAAGAATATACATGctttattttggtgatattAAGTGTATTAAATATGCTAAACTCGTTATACGAACTCAATTCTCATTTAAAGCACATTactttattttgtagaaatataGATGACTTTAACGTTTATATTTGAAATTGTAGTGACTTAGAAATTTATTCCAAGGGTTTTTAAAGATTTTGGATCAAGATGCTCGAAAAGTATTTCTTTTTCAAACCTGATATTTcgaaattattcaaaaatttggaCTTCTTAATATAAGTAATGAATCAAACTAAATTTGATTCGTGAAAATGAGCGTACACACAAAGACCCCGCCTTAATAAACTAAATTGAACACAAGAATTTAAGTAGAAAGGCAAGGCCACTAGAGGTAAATGCTTAGGAGAATAATATCTAGTGAATTTggggaaaataaataataaaaatggaagGTTAAGTGAATGAAGGTTTTGATAGCAAGATGTAAATTGTAAGGGTTAGAGAAGGGCCTTTACGGGAAAggttttcaaaaagaaaaaaaaaacccaaattatAACATGGAAACACACTCTAAAGACAAGGGTGTTTCACACTCAAACTTGATCAATTCTCAAACTTATAACCTTCAATATTTTATGAACTAACTTTACTAACTAGATacaaccaaaaaataaagaaaaaaaaatcattatttgaTTCTCAAGAGCCATGCCGCTTATTTGAACTTCCCTCCAATAATTATAAAACTACAAACCTTAATCTCATTAGGCAGGATCAGCTATATAGATTCTAGCTCACCAACCATGAATGTTCAATGACCATATCTCTTGATAGCCATGTCATGCTTAAGAGTTTCtcaccaaattttctttatctttctctatttcttttattacaaaatttttctcTGCCATCCACTCTCCTTACTGATGCATCTGTGGGTCTTTCTTTCCAATATGTAGAATGtggaaaataatttcttatttaattaataaaattcacatCTAATTATAAGTAATAGTTATTATATTGATGCATACATCTGGAGCagatacatatttttgtttgtttttgcatcatatatatattttttttttcttttaacttgatGGGTCTGGATGTTTAGTATCATGTTGTGTGGCTATACCACAAGCAGAGGAGAAGGGTTCAGGGGTCTGATTTGCATCCTCATATCTGACCTACTTTGATACTCGATGTTCAAGCATAGGTCAGTCAGCCAGTCTAACCATAAACACATCATTTTTCTCAGCCCAAAAATGAAGTCAAATATACTTATTCACTGTATTACCGTCAAAAGATTATGTTCAGCCAAACACTGACAATAGAATGAAAGTTCCTGCAAGATATTGGAGTACCACTAAATACTAAACTATGTTGGAACTTAATAGAATGGAATGAAGTAAATTATATGATAATCCCATTGCCTTATACATGACAAAATATGGCAGTAAATATGtggaaaagataaaaagaaccAAATACCTAGTTGGATTCTGTTGGCATTCTTTTTTTGACTTTTGAGATTGATCAGCCACCCACACTCTTCTACTCTCATGCCAAGCAATCTCAGCTGCATAGGAAGAGAAGATAGTTCAACTAAAGATGGAAACATATATAAATCACTAAAGTGGGATAAAATGGAGTAATTTGAAAAGGGTTAACGAAATTCTCAGAATTTTTAAGAAGTGATATAGATATATTTCtgattataaattatttaaccTGAATTTGTAACTAAAGGAATCTTACTTTTTTGGTATAGAGTTCCCCTAATGTGTGAGCCATACTATACTGCCATTACAAGGAACTACTCTGTGCATTGAGTTTAGAGTGGTGTAATGGTTTATTGCTTTAAAAAGTAGTCTCTTCCACATTGCAAGGGAACTAGGGAAGTCCCTTCTATTAGAAGTACAGTATAAACCatttatgttttcaaaaacaCTTGTACAGTACACGCAAAaactaaaattgattttatagtgGCACCACACATAAATATAGGCACACAAGTTAAGAGTGCAGAAGTAAAAACAAGTGGACTGTGCATGGTATTTGTAACTtcaacttcttttctttttcctcttttttttttttatcatgcaGAAAAATTGCAATATTTCTTCATAATTCACTCTGTTACTAGTTCACAGTGTATTTGAGGGGCCGAGGCCGAGGCCAAGATAAATTATGTCATGTTCAGAAATAAATCATGCTCAAGCTCACACAACTGTCTAATATGCTTTTTAAAGATATCAAAAAGGTCATTGATTGTTGCTATGAAACAAATCTAGCAGTAGCTGTGATGTGATGCATCAGTTTTAAGGGTATtatgaacaaaagaaagaaTCTCTTATTTCCAGGAGATCATATAAAGAATTTTCATAAGGGACAAACCATGGTTTACATAGGAAGAATCAGGAACAAGTTCTTCAGCAGATTTCTTGtcttccttttcatttttacaAACTCTTGGACGCTTGCTGTCAGGGCCAGAATTGTCTCCATCAACATCCATCTTATCCAGGATTAGTGAACATTCCATAAACTGCATAAAACGGTCTgtacaaaagaaaaattagagaggCACTTCCAGTGCAAGAAGCGACcaatcaaaaaaaataacaatctGTGATAATTATCATCCAAAGGCTCCATCCATTGAAGACTGATGAGAActgttgagccaaattgctccaattaacctattgtgtattttgatgtttaacaaaacataattttagtaaaactatttttggtatatttaaatcccctaatagatttttgatatgtcttataGTGGATAACATATTTtgagtattatagtattttgtgtatcaaaatgaaccaagaaatgctatttgttCTAAGTGGAATATTAGCGCGTTATAAGGGGACATATAAGAAAGtgttttcaatttgaaaaactatcttcttgtattttgatagctaatattcaatgttgttaaaataatttttaataaatttttcaagaaatagaaaatatatattttgggggtggtaaaatcgttaaatcccgaatttgttctaaaaccaaatttctattttctt
This window harbors:
- the LOC127790535 gene encoding uncharacterized protein LOC127790535; this encodes MQFMECSLILDKMDVDGDNSGPDSKRPRVCKNEKEDKKSAEELVPDSSYVNHAEIAWHESRRVWVADQSQKSKKECQQNPTSSITEYEDLLASSKPFNHPIPLAEIVEFLVGTWHEDGLYK